From Cecembia calidifontis, one genomic window encodes:
- a CDS encoding TonB family protein yields the protein MAVFLDYIWQSTFCMLVFFGIYWLFLRNEKALKVTRIYLLISPLLALTLPLVSIPVSFAKPDISLEQTQFYRALFLQEASDNIVATFGLPEVTVQSTKLPVIWGMLDYALFFYLFILFLLIFKLFWMFLQLRLLKEKGWYQTTYNLKNNYFLIPTFGLAPFFSHFNKLFWDDTQNLKKEEREQILKHEIEHIRQGHSYDLFYYQVLCTVFWFNPGIYLMRSALVDVHEYLADDEVLAKISNKEIYPKLIVKVAFKGIDLPIGNYFVRSTTLKRLLMMKKTSKVNWLKILMVLPMSLLMIGLVSMKTETGLGLMVSHVTDNIEAIQSQLKSSQDSLDVNIKVKRIPNPVHYELIGKLENGQLKAQIGELQYEFSNISSDEDYIKVRGLIKSLRNTSVHFKQYDNTLKRYQVDEPARPKEGMEGWYGNLLNGIESPQKELELGLGGILEVEFIIKETGEISQPVIKTSFGGGMDEKVLEAFEKISDTWLPAKKNGKPVSMVNSISFAFYPDKPVAQTEAHEFFRSSTQRNQLQPKFYDDQEVFDVVENSPEFRGGFEAWNNYLRSNLSYPESARLNGIEGTVYLVFVINKDGKVENPEILRGVGFGLDQEALRVVSESPDWLPGYQKGQAVNVRMRLPVRFKLPENEATTQLSGIALTSKNSNSSMDAKYGYNSEDSRPNLKGAVANWTVNTEHGVKFKKQSPNDVLFVIDGVALPDFNPEKDIKPNQIKSMEIVRGESALEMFPNHHKKAANGAILINTKK from the coding sequence ATGGCTGTTTTTTTGGACTATATCTGGCAGAGCACTTTCTGCATGTTGGTTTTCTTTGGGATCTATTGGCTGTTCCTTAGAAATGAAAAAGCGCTGAAGGTCACCCGGATTTATCTTCTGATAAGCCCTTTACTGGCATTGACCTTACCCTTGGTAAGTATTCCAGTCAGTTTTGCAAAACCAGATATATCCTTAGAGCAAACACAATTTTATCGGGCGCTTTTTCTTCAGGAAGCGTCCGATAACATTGTTGCCACTTTCGGCCTTCCCGAAGTGACAGTTCAAAGCACCAAGCTACCTGTAATTTGGGGAATGTTGGATTATGCTTTGTTTTTTTATCTTTTTATACTTTTTCTACTGATTTTTAAGCTGTTCTGGATGTTTTTGCAGCTTCGTCTCCTCAAAGAAAAGGGATGGTACCAGACCACTTATAACCTGAAAAACAATTATTTTCTGATTCCAACATTTGGATTAGCACCTTTCTTTTCCCATTTCAACAAATTGTTTTGGGATGACACCCAAAATCTGAAAAAAGAGGAAAGGGAACAGATTCTTAAACATGAAATTGAGCACATTCGGCAAGGGCACTCTTATGATCTCTTTTATTATCAGGTTCTTTGCACCGTTTTTTGGTTCAATCCGGGCATTTACCTGATGCGATCTGCTCTGGTGGATGTACATGAATACCTTGCAGATGATGAAGTACTGGCTAAAATTTCCAATAAAGAAATTTATCCAAAATTGATTGTCAAGGTGGCATTTAAGGGAATAGATCTTCCTATCGGTAATTATTTCGTAAGATCAACAACCCTTAAACGTTTATTAATGATGAAAAAGACATCAAAAGTCAATTGGTTGAAAATCCTGATGGTTCTGCCCATGTCACTGTTAATGATTGGATTGGTATCCATGAAAACAGAAACTGGCTTAGGATTAATGGTAAGCCATGTCACTGATAATATTGAGGCAATACAAAGCCAATTGAAATCCTCACAGGATTCCCTGGATGTAAATATAAAGGTGAAAAGGATTCCAAACCCGGTTCACTATGAATTGATCGGTAAACTTGAAAACGGTCAACTGAAAGCCCAAATCGGGGAACTTCAGTATGAATTTTCCAATATTTCTTCGGATGAAGACTATATAAAAGTCAGGGGATTGATCAAGTCACTCAGGAATACCTCCGTTCATTTTAAACAATATGACAACACGCTGAAGCGCTATCAGGTAGATGAACCCGCCAGGCCCAAGGAAGGAATGGAGGGATGGTATGGTAATTTACTCAATGGGATTGAAAGTCCTCAAAAAGAACTTGAACTTGGTCTCGGAGGGATTCTTGAGGTAGAATTTATAATTAAAGAAACGGGTGAAATTTCACAACCTGTCATCAAAACCAGTTTTGGAGGAGGTATGGATGAAAAAGTTCTTGAAGCATTTGAAAAGATCAGCGATACCTGGTTGCCCGCCAAGAAAAACGGCAAACCAGTTTCCATGGTCAATTCCATTTCTTTTGCCTTTTATCCTGATAAGCCAGTGGCCCAAACTGAAGCCCATGAGTTTTTCCGCTCTTCAACCCAAAGAAATCAGCTTCAACCCAAATTTTATGATGACCAGGAGGTATTTGATGTGGTGGAAAATTCCCCTGAATTCAGAGGAGGTTTTGAAGCATGGAACAATTACCTAAGGTCAAACCTCTCCTACCCGGAATCTGCCCGCCTGAATGGCATTGAGGGAACTGTTTACCTTGTTTTTGTTATCAATAAGGATGGGAAAGTTGAAAATCCGGAAATCTTGAGAGGTGTGGGTTTTGGATTAGATCAGGAAGCCTTGAGGGTGGTCAGCGAAAGTCCTGACTGGTTACCTGGCTACCAAAAAGGCCAAGCAGTGAATGTAAGGATGCGCCTGCCTGTAAGGTTCAAGCTTCCCGAAAATGAGGCTACAACCCAGCTATCAGGAATAGCTCTAACTTCTAAAAATTCAAATTCTTCCATGGATGCCAAATATGGGTACAATTCTGAAGACTCAAGACCAAACCTTAAAGGTGCTGTTGCGAATTGGACAGTAAATACGGAACATGGTGTGAAATTTAAGAAGCAATCCCCTAATGATGTGCTTTTTGTGATTGATGGGGTGGCATTACCTGACTTCAATCCTGAAAAGGATATAAAACCCAATCAAATTAAAAGCATGGAAATCGTAAGAGGAGAAAGTGCTTTGGAAATGTTTCCAAATCACCACAAAAAAGCAGCGAATGGAGCAATCCTGATCAATACAAAAAAATAA
- a CDS encoding agmatinase family protein, giving the protein MTLKHRIIESFNPNGVSSHEGIFGLPFDEETADLILIPVPWEVTVSYSPGTAEGPEAILNASYQVDLFQDDIHDAWKMGIYMLPIPEDIATLSSNYRILSRNYIEWLEAGSPDEEQERFAAVPDIINKASAEMNEWVYNQAKKFREKGKLVALVGGDHSTPLGFIKALSEEYNSFGILQIDAHADLRKSYENFEFSHASISYNALKLPQISKLVQVGIRDYCQEEAIMAKENNRIYTFYDKDIKEEMYEGKAWKIICDDIVEQLPQDVYITIDIDGLDPKLCPHTGTPVAGGFEMEQVLYLMKQVVKAGKKIIGFDLVEVAPGPEGNEWDGNVGARVLYRMANLFGASQGKLNLK; this is encoded by the coding sequence ATGACTTTAAAGCACAGAATTATCGAATCATTTAACCCCAATGGGGTAAGTTCTCACGAAGGTATTTTTGGATTGCCTTTTGATGAAGAAACAGCAGACCTAATCCTTATTCCTGTTCCTTGGGAGGTTACGGTTTCTTATTCTCCTGGGACTGCTGAAGGACCTGAGGCAATTTTGAATGCTTCCTATCAGGTAGACCTCTTTCAGGATGACATACATGATGCCTGGAAGATGGGGATCTATATGCTTCCCATTCCGGAAGATATAGCCACCTTAAGCAGTAATTACAGGATATTATCCAGAAATTACATCGAGTGGTTAGAAGCGGGTTCACCGGATGAAGAACAAGAGCGTTTTGCTGCAGTTCCGGATATCATCAATAAGGCAAGTGCTGAAATGAATGAATGGGTCTATAACCAGGCAAAAAAGTTTCGTGAAAAGGGAAAATTGGTCGCTTTGGTAGGAGGGGACCACAGTACTCCTCTGGGTTTCATCAAAGCGCTCAGTGAGGAATACAACAGCTTTGGAATCCTCCAGATAGATGCCCATGCCGACCTCCGCAAGTCCTATGAGAATTTTGAGTTTTCTCATGCTTCCATTAGCTACAATGCGCTAAAATTACCGCAAATAAGCAAGCTGGTTCAGGTTGGAATCCGGGATTATTGTCAGGAAGAAGCCATCATGGCGAAGGAAAACAACAGGATTTATACTTTTTATGATAAGGACATCAAAGAGGAAATGTATGAAGGCAAGGCCTGGAAAATCATCTGTGATGATATCGTGGAACAATTGCCACAGGACGTTTATATTACTATAGACATTGACGGACTGGATCCTAAATTGTGCCCACATACCGGAACCCCTGTAGCGGGAGGATTTGAGATGGAACAGGTGCTTTACCTGATGAAACAGGTGGTCAAAGCTGGCAAAAAAATCATTGGTTTTGACCTGGTAGAAGTAGCTCCGGGACCAGAAGGTAATGAATGGGATGGAAACGTGGGAGCAAGGGTTCTTTACAGAATGGCCAATCTATTTGGCGCTTCCCAAGGAAAACTTAACTTAAAATAA
- a CDS encoding flavin-containing monooxygenase: MSKKIAVIGAGPSGITALKNLLDQGLDAVAFDRNTEVGGNWIYSENESHSSVFETTHIISSKTLSQYEDFTFDDFDPMAADYPSHDELRRYFQAYAKKFNLYPHIHFNTLVIHCKWVNQETWEITTETDGKRNTAYFSDLVVCNGHHWNPRWPDYPGNFTGEYLHSHSFKKAAPFEGKRVLVIGGGNSACDVAVETSRVSKMTAISWRRGYRIIPKFFFGKPSDKIGERSSWIPLKIRSFFFDLLLKVMVGDNSLYGLRKVETKFGETHPTINDELLYKIRHGKVKPRLDIKRFDGKKVIFEDGLEEEYDSIIACTGYYLSHPFFDKDFIDYSSGPVPLYLKMFHPKYRNLYFVGMFQPLGCIWPGAELQAKIMARELAGKWSRPANIEELCELEVTKPHYRQISTPRHTITVDFHRFKKDLLKHLPKGYVSKQPVVEGMEVKVD, from the coding sequence ATGTCTAAAAAAATTGCTGTCATCGGAGCGGGTCCCTCTGGTATTACCGCATTGAAAAACCTTTTGGATCAGGGATTGGATGCCGTGGCATTTGATAGGAATACAGAGGTTGGGGGAAACTGGATTTACAGTGAAAATGAATCCCATTCCAGTGTTTTCGAAACCACCCATATCATCAGCTCCAAGACTTTGTCCCAATATGAGGATTTTACTTTTGATGATTTTGACCCGATGGCGGCTGACTATCCTTCCCATGATGAATTGAGGCGGTATTTTCAGGCTTATGCCAAAAAATTCAATTTATATCCGCATATCCATTTCAATACCCTCGTCATTCATTGTAAATGGGTCAATCAAGAAACTTGGGAAATTACCACCGAAACAGATGGTAAGAGAAATACAGCATATTTCTCAGATCTGGTAGTATGTAATGGGCACCATTGGAATCCAAGATGGCCGGATTATCCTGGAAATTTCACCGGAGAATATCTCCACTCCCACTCCTTTAAGAAAGCTGCCCCATTTGAAGGAAAAAGGGTTTTGGTTATTGGGGGAGGAAACTCTGCCTGTGATGTGGCAGTAGAAACCAGTCGGGTCAGTAAAATGACTGCAATCTCTTGGAGAAGGGGCTACCGCATTATCCCCAAATTCTTTTTTGGTAAACCATCCGATAAAATCGGAGAAAGAAGTTCCTGGATACCACTTAAAATCAGGAGCTTTTTCTTTGACCTGCTGCTCAAGGTCATGGTGGGCGATAATTCTCTATATGGTCTGAGGAAGGTAGAAACCAAGTTCGGGGAAACCCATCCTACCATCAATGATGAACTTTTGTACAAAATCAGGCATGGAAAAGTCAAACCCAGGTTAGACATCAAAAGGTTTGATGGTAAGAAAGTGATTTTTGAAGATGGCCTTGAAGAGGAGTATGATAGCATTATTGCCTGTACGGGTTATTACTTGTCACATCCATTTTTTGACAAAGACTTTATTGACTATAGTTCGGGGCCGGTGCCTTTGTATTTAAAAATGTTCCATCCCAAGTATAGAAACCTGTATTTTGTGGGGATGTTCCAACCTTTGGGTTGTATTTGGCCCGGTGCTGAATTGCAGGCTAAAATTATGGCGCGGGAATTGGCGGGCAAATGGAGCAGGCCTGCTAATATCGAAGAACTTTGTGAATTAGAAGTGACAAAACCCCACTATCGTCAAATTTCAACACCAAGGCATACCATCACGGTGGATTTTCATAGGTTTAAGAAGGATTTGCTGAAGCACCTTCCTAAGGGTTATGTTTCCAAGCAACCTGTGGTAGAAGGGATGGAGGTAAAGGTTGATTAG
- a CDS encoding SixA phosphatase family protein, with amino-acid sequence MANSKKVLYLLRHGEAEPGFGQIGDYERPLTDKGKKQINRLAVELFKSGVELDLMVSSSSKRTMETARILSSILTCKKSDSFPDLYEADPKTILRVINQTDASIQNLLIVGHNPGISALATFLSGETYLIMKPGMLAKLEIYMEDWASVGQNTAGLIEIIQ; translated from the coding sequence ATGGCGAACTCCAAAAAAGTACTCTATCTACTCCGACATGGGGAGGCCGAACCTGGTTTTGGTCAAATAGGTGATTACGAACGGCCCCTTACAGATAAAGGAAAAAAACAAATCAATAGACTGGCAGTTGAACTTTTCAAAAGTGGGGTCGAATTGGACCTGATGGTAAGCAGCAGTTCCAAAAGGACAATGGAAACTGCCAGGATTCTTTCTTCTATCCTGACATGTAAAAAATCTGACAGTTTCCCTGATTTATATGAGGCCGACCCCAAAACTATTCTTCGTGTGATCAATCAAACAGATGCAAGTATTCAAAACTTGTTGATCGTTGGACATAATCCCGGAATATCTGCTTTGGCAACCTTTTTGAGCGGGGAAACGTACCTCATTATGAAACCTGGCATGTTGGCCAAACTGGAAATTTATATGGAAGACTGGGCTTCTGTAGGACAAAACACAGCTGGCTTGATTGAAATCATACAGTGA
- a CDS encoding tetratricopeptide repeat protein has product MRVFQWGIASLMGIMFLFSCSKQEYNKGDAFFNQGAYEEAIAAYDGFLVSNPKNVKALYNRGRAYEELGQFEKAEKDFLSALEQDKKNTQILLSLSNVYQKQKRHSNALLYAEYAVEVPGAPAMAYFMKGRAMHQLGNTNEAYKEYSTAIKMDKDFGMAYYYRGMLKLATDRKKSGCDDLKAALKLNYEEAKEAIDKYCN; this is encoded by the coding sequence ATGAGAGTATTTCAGTGGGGTATTGCCTCCCTTATGGGCATCATGTTTTTATTTTCATGTTCTAAGCAGGAATATAACAAAGGGGATGCGTTTTTCAATCAAGGAGCTTATGAGGAAGCCATCGCAGCATATGATGGCTTTTTAGTTTCCAACCCAAAAAATGTAAAGGCACTTTACAACCGAGGAAGGGCTTATGAAGAATTGGGCCAGTTCGAAAAAGCAGAGAAAGATTTCTTAAGTGCTTTGGAGCAGGATAAAAAAAACACGCAAATCCTGTTGAGCCTTTCCAACGTCTATCAAAAGCAAAAAAGGCACAGCAATGCATTGCTCTATGCAGAGTATGCCGTGGAAGTTCCTGGTGCACCTGCTATGGCTTATTTCATGAAAGGAAGGGCAATGCACCAATTGGGCAATACCAATGAAGCTTACAAAGAATACAGTACTGCCATCAAAATGGACAAGGATTTTGGCATGGCCTACTACTACAGGGGGATGCTTAAATTGGCAACTGACAGGAAAAAATCGGGATGTGATGATCTAAAGGCTGCCTTGAAACTGAATTACGAAGAAGCTAAAGAAGCCATCGATAAATATTGCAATTAA
- the topA gene encoding type I DNA topoisomerase — MSKNLVIVESPAKAKTIEGYLGKDFKVASSYGHVRDLPKGDKAIDIKNRFKPTYEVTPDKKEVIKQLKNLVKDAETIYLASDDDREGEAISWHLKEVLNLKDENTKRIVFREITKNAITKAIQNPRKIDIDLVNAQQARRILDRLVGFELSPILWKKIKTGLSAGRVQSVAVRLIVEREREIEKFKSKSSFRITAIFDVDGKSLLAELPKKFETKEEAEEFLKKCLGAQFKIENLETKPGKKSPAPPFTTSTLQQEASRKLYFSVAQTMSVAQKLYEAGKITYMRTDSVNLSEDAMQAAKTEIFAAYGADFHQPRKYTTKTEGAQEAHEAIRPTDFSKHEISGDRNEQRLYELIWKRAIASQMADAKLEKTVATIGISTTAEKLVASGELVKFEGFLKVYMESTDDEQDDEENGNKGLLPPLSVGQILQLVEMKGRETFSRPAPRYTEASLVKKLEEMGIGRPSTYAPTISTIQKRDYVVKESREGTERKYLEMKISKDGFSKSEKTEITGADKNKLFPTNIAMVVNDFLVEHFPNVIDYSFTAKVEKEFDDIAHGQQDWQDMIENFYGKFHTRVEETANVARADINSSRELGKDPKTGKPVIARLGRFGPLVQIGDQEDEDKQFASMKKGQFIENITLEEALELFKLPREIGEFEGKKMVVGVGKFGPYVRHDNKFVSLKKGQDPLAITEAEAIQLIEEKRDADEKKHIKTFEENPEIQILNGRWGPYIKFGKNNFKIPKGKEAESLTYAEAIEIIENQHVKKTGKFVKKKA; from the coding sequence ATGTCAAAAAATTTAGTGATCGTGGAGTCGCCTGCCAAGGCCAAAACTATAGAAGGTTATTTAGGAAAAGATTTTAAAGTTGCTTCCAGCTATGGCCATGTCCGGGACCTTCCTAAAGGTGATAAGGCCATAGATATAAAAAATCGATTCAAACCCACTTATGAGGTGACGCCTGATAAAAAAGAAGTCATCAAACAGTTGAAAAATTTAGTAAAAGACGCTGAAACCATCTACCTGGCAAGTGACGATGACCGTGAGGGGGAAGCCATTTCTTGGCACCTGAAAGAAGTACTCAATTTAAAAGATGAGAATACCAAAAGGATTGTATTTAGGGAAATCACAAAAAATGCGATTACCAAAGCCATCCAAAATCCAAGGAAAATCGACATTGATTTGGTCAATGCCCAACAGGCAAGAAGGATTCTTGACCGATTGGTAGGATTTGAGCTGTCTCCAATTCTTTGGAAGAAAATTAAAACAGGCCTTTCTGCCGGAAGAGTGCAGTCTGTAGCCGTGCGTTTGATAGTAGAAAGAGAGAGAGAGATTGAAAAATTCAAATCGAAATCTTCTTTTCGGATTACTGCAATTTTTGATGTGGATGGCAAATCCCTTTTAGCAGAGCTTCCCAAAAAATTTGAAACCAAAGAAGAAGCAGAGGAATTCTTAAAGAAATGCCTGGGGGCACAGTTCAAAATAGAAAACCTTGAGACCAAACCCGGCAAAAAATCCCCTGCTCCCCCCTTTACCACTTCCACCTTACAGCAGGAAGCAAGCCGTAAATTGTATTTTTCAGTAGCCCAGACCATGTCAGTAGCCCAAAAGCTCTATGAAGCAGGAAAGATCACTTACATGAGGACGGATAGTGTCAACCTCTCCGAAGATGCCATGCAGGCAGCCAAAACGGAAATTTTTGCTGCTTATGGAGCGGATTTTCATCAGCCCAGAAAATATACCACAAAAACCGAAGGAGCTCAGGAAGCCCACGAAGCCATAAGGCCTACGGATTTTTCAAAGCATGAGATTTCTGGGGACCGAAATGAGCAAAGGTTATACGAGCTGATCTGGAAGAGAGCCATTGCATCCCAAATGGCCGATGCCAAATTGGAAAAGACAGTTGCTACTATTGGCATTTCCACCACAGCAGAGAAACTGGTAGCTAGCGGTGAATTGGTAAAATTTGAAGGATTCCTGAAGGTCTACATGGAGAGTACTGATGATGAACAGGATGATGAGGAAAATGGGAACAAAGGACTCCTCCCTCCGCTTTCAGTAGGTCAAATCCTTCAACTTGTTGAAATGAAAGGAAGGGAAACTTTCTCCCGCCCTGCTCCAAGATACACAGAAGCTTCTTTGGTAAAGAAACTGGAGGAAATGGGTATCGGGCGTCCTTCCACTTACGCTCCCACCATTTCTACGATACAAAAGAGGGATTATGTGGTCAAAGAATCGAGAGAAGGCACCGAAAGAAAATACCTTGAAATGAAGATTTCAAAGGATGGTTTTTCAAAAAGTGAAAAAACTGAAATTACCGGCGCTGATAAAAATAAACTTTTCCCTACCAATATTGCTATGGTAGTGAATGATTTTCTGGTAGAACACTTTCCCAATGTGATTGATTATTCTTTTACTGCTAAGGTGGAAAAAGAGTTTGATGATATTGCCCATGGTCAACAGGATTGGCAGGACATGATTGAAAATTTCTACGGAAAATTTCATACACGAGTAGAAGAGACTGCCAATGTGGCCCGTGCCGATATTAACAGCTCAAGAGAACTTGGAAAGGATCCAAAAACCGGTAAACCAGTAATTGCACGCTTGGGCAGGTTTGGGCCACTTGTTCAGATTGGAGACCAGGAAGATGAAGATAAGCAGTTTGCCAGTATGAAAAAGGGGCAGTTTATAGAAAACATTACCCTGGAAGAAGCTTTGGAACTGTTTAAACTACCCAGAGAAATCGGTGAGTTTGAAGGAAAAAAAATGGTGGTTGGAGTCGGAAAGTTTGGTCCTTATGTCAGACACGATAATAAATTTGTTTCGTTGAAAAAGGGCCAAGACCCATTGGCCATTACCGAGGCAGAAGCTATTCAGCTTATTGAAGAAAAACGGGATGCAGATGAGAAAAAGCATATCAAAACCTTTGAAGAAAATCCTGAAATCCAGATACTCAATGGCAGATGGGGGCCTTATATCAAGTTTGGAAAGAACAATTTCAAAATTCCAAAAGGCAAAGAAGCTGAAAGTTTAACTTATGCTGAAGCAATAGAAATTATTGAAAATCAACATGTAAAGAAAACAGGTAAGTTTGTGAAAAAGAAAGCTTAG
- a CDS encoding BlaI/MecI/CopY family transcriptional regulator, protein MRELTRAEEQIMQILWDIEKGFVKDILEKMSEPKPAYNTVSTIVRILERKGFVSHKAYGKSHEYFPIVSKDEYRSFSIKNLLSGYFSNSFSKLASFFAKDKNLDVKEIEKILSEVKEEVKK, encoded by the coding sequence ATGAGAGAATTAACCAGAGCAGAAGAGCAAATCATGCAAATCCTATGGGATATCGAGAAAGGTTTCGTCAAAGATATCCTTGAAAAAATGTCAGAGCCAAAGCCGGCTTACAACACAGTTTCCACTATCGTCCGTATCCTGGAAAGAAAAGGCTTTGTAAGTCATAAGGCCTATGGCAAATCACACGAGTACTTCCCAATTGTGTCTAAAGACGAATACAGAAGTTTCTCGATTAAAAACCTACTTTCCGGCTATTTCAGCAATTCATTCTCGAAATTGGCTTCTTTCTTTGCAAAAGATAAGAATCTTGATGTGAAAGAAATTGAAAAGATTTTGAGTGAAGTGAAGGAGGAAGTAAAAAAATAG
- a CDS encoding 2,3,4,5-tetrahydropyridine-2,6-dicarboxylate N-succinyltransferase has protein sequence MELQSIIENAWENRELLKEKDVEIAIKTVISDLDSGALRVAQPMANGEWQVNDWVKKAVILYFPIQKMHTIEVGPFEFHDKMALKTNYAKQGVRVVPHAVARYGAYLASGVVMMPSYVNIGAYVDSGTMVDTWATVGSCAQIGKNVHLSGGVGIGGVLEPVQAAPVIVEDGAFIGSRAIIVEGVRIGKEAVIGAGVTLTASSKIIDVTGSEPKEYKGYVPERSVVIPGSLTKKFPAGEFQVPCALIIGQRKASTDLKTSLNDALRENNVAV, from the coding sequence ATGGAATTACAATCTATTATTGAAAATGCCTGGGAAAACAGGGAACTCTTAAAAGAAAAAGATGTAGAAATCGCCATAAAAACTGTCATCAGTGACCTGGACAGCGGTGCCTTAAGGGTAGCCCAACCAATGGCCAATGGAGAATGGCAGGTTAATGACTGGGTGAAAAAGGCTGTTATCCTATACTTTCCAATCCAAAAAATGCACACCATTGAAGTGGGTCCTTTTGAATTCCATGATAAAATGGCTTTGAAAACGAATTATGCCAAGCAGGGTGTTAGGGTGGTACCACATGCCGTGGCGCGATATGGGGCCTACCTGGCAAGCGGCGTAGTCATGATGCCTTCTTATGTAAATATTGGAGCTTATGTAGATAGTGGCACGATGGTTGATACATGGGCAACCGTTGGCTCTTGCGCACAAATAGGAAAAAATGTGCATCTCAGTGGGGGAGTAGGTATAGGTGGTGTTTTGGAACCTGTACAAGCGGCTCCCGTAATAGTAGAAGATGGGGCATTTATCGGTTCAAGGGCTATCATCGTTGAAGGGGTGAGGATTGGAAAAGAAGCGGTTATTGGGGCAGGAGTTACCTTGACCGCTAGTTCAAAAATCATTGATGTAACAGGTTCTGAACCAAAAGAATACAAGGGATACGTGCCTGAAAGGTCTGTTGTCATACCTGGATCTTTGACCAAAAAATTCCCGGCAGGTGAGTTTCAGGTGCCTTGCGCCCTGATTATTGGTCAAAGAAAGGCTTCAACCGATCTTAAAACTTCCTTGAACGATGCATTAAGAGAAAATAATGTAGCCGTTTAA
- a CDS encoding SIR2 family NAD-dependent protein deacylase, producing the protein MKKLVVLTGAGISAESGISTFRDAGGLWEGHDIMEVASPEGWRKNRELVLDFYNQRRKQALSCQPNEAHLELARLEKYFDVTIVTQNVDNLHEKAGSSRIIHLHGELFKSQSTLDPSLVYEMEGWEIKIGDKCEKGSQLRPFIVWFGEMVPMMEPAIDVAMEADIFAVIGTSMLVYPAAGLIQYAKKHIPKYIIDVKIPETGFVENLTKIEAPASVGTKIMSEEIRLKYV; encoded by the coding sequence ATGAAAAAACTGGTGGTACTAACAGGGGCGGGGATTTCGGCTGAAAGTGGCATAAGTACTTTCCGTGATGCCGGAGGATTGTGGGAAGGTCATGATATCATGGAAGTGGCTTCTCCTGAAGGCTGGAGAAAAAACAGGGAGCTGGTTTTGGATTTTTACAACCAAAGGAGAAAGCAGGCACTTTCCTGCCAACCGAATGAAGCCCACCTGGAACTGGCAAGGTTGGAGAAATACTTCGATGTGACCATTGTTACCCAAAATGTAGATAACCTCCATGAAAAGGCAGGGTCTTCCAGAATCATCCATTTACATGGGGAACTCTTCAAGTCCCAAAGCACCCTGGATCCTTCCTTGGTATATGAAATGGAAGGTTGGGAAATCAAAATTGGGGATAAATGCGAAAAAGGAAGTCAGTTGAGGCCGTTCATTGTATGGTTTGGGGAGATGGTGCCCATGATGGAACCGGCCATTGATGTGGCGATGGAGGCAGATATTTTTGCTGTGATAGGCACTTCCATGTTGGTTTATCCGGCTGCCGGTTTGATCCAATATGCCAAGAAGCATATTCCCAAATACATTATTGATGTCAAAATTCCTGAAACGGGATTTGTCGAAAACTTAACAAAAATTGAAGCTCCTGCTTCGGTGGGAACAAAAATCATGTCCGAGGAAATCAGATTAAAATATGTCTAA
- a CDS encoding acyl-CoA desaturase has translation MILIVFFLLHWYFSLFCQSFFLHRYAAHQMFSMTKFWERFFYIFTWICQGSSYLSPRAYAILHRMHHAYSDTPKDPHSPHHTENLFTMMWKTKNIYNDYFTFKLKPEERFSKDVPDWGKFDLFADSMAARFGWGVFYVLVYVLSISVFELPGTHWWMYFLLPIHFLMGPVHGAIVNWSGHKYGYANFDNNDKSKNSLLLDVLMLGELFQNNHHKLPNRPNFAVKWYEFDPTYPIVKLLHATGIIKLRTS, from the coding sequence GTGATTCTAATTGTATTCTTCCTGCTACATTGGTATTTCTCCTTGTTTTGCCAGAGTTTCTTCCTACACAGGTATGCAGCACACCAAATGTTTTCTATGACAAAATTTTGGGAAAGGTTCTTTTATATCTTCACCTGGATCTGTCAGGGCAGTTCTTATCTTTCTCCAAGGGCTTATGCCATTCTTCACAGAATGCACCACGCCTACAGTGATACTCCCAAAGATCCCCACAGCCCACATCATACCGAAAACCTCTTCACCATGATGTGGAAAACAAAAAATATCTACAATGATTATTTTACTTTCAAACTGAAACCTGAAGAGAGATTTTCAAAGGATGTTCCGGATTGGGGCAAGTTTGATCTTTTTGCCGATTCCATGGCGGCCAGGTTTGGTTGGGGTGTTTTTTATGTACTGGTTTATGTTTTGAGTATTTCTGTATTTGAATTACCCGGGACACATTGGTGGATGTATTTCCTTTTGCCTATACATTTTTTGATGGGGCCCGTTCATGGAGCCATAGTAAACTGGAGCGGTCATAAATATGGGTATGCCAATTTTGACAATAATGACAAATCCAAAAACAGCCTGTTATTGGATGTGTTAATGTTGGGTGAACTTTTCCAAAATAACCATCACAAATTGCCCAACAGGCCAAATTTTGCTGTGAAATGGTACGAATTTGACCCTACCTATCCGATTGTTAAATTACTTCATGCAACAGGAATAATTAAGCTAAGGACCAGTTGA